In Candidatus Methylomirabilota bacterium, one genomic interval encodes:
- a CDS encoding zf-TFIIB domain-containing protein, which yields MKPTQQEEEYFARLDFERRRNALNERETRAADEERQRILAVARGRCPKCAGEMVPVLYRGVELDKCSRCQGVWLDFGELAQVVAEDTGFLGGVRRIFS from the coding sequence CAACAGGAAGAGGAGTACTTCGCGAGGCTCGACTTCGAGCGACGGAGGAACGCCCTCAACGAGCGGGAAACCCGGGCGGCCGACGAAGAACGACAGCGCATCCTGGCTGTCGCCAGGGGACGGTGCCCGAAGTGCGCTGGCGAGATGGTCCCCGTCCTGTATCGGGGCGTCGAGCTGGACAAGTGCTCGCGCTGCCAGGGCGTGTGGCTGGACTTCGGCGAGCTCGCTCAGGTCGTAGCTGAGGACACCGGGTTCCTCGGGGGCGTCCGGAGGATCTTCAGTTGA